The Naumovozyma dairenensis CBS 421 chromosome 2, complete genome genome segment AGATTCACTTAATCATACCGTTCACGAGCTTAGGAAACTGGGATTATCGATCTTAAAGTTAACTATTCAATGTCTATCTGAAGGGATTGATGCATTCACAACCACCTCTTTCCACTGGGATCCATCGAAGGTCGAGGAAATTACAGAGACATGGAAAAGGTTTACAACTTTATATGAAATTGTTGCATTAGATACAGCATTGAATCAGCTCCATGCTGCTAATGCTGATATTATTGGTCTTTTTGACGATGCCACTATATATCCAAGTTGGGGgttaattttattttctacaGGATTAATGGCCTCCATGGAAAGTGTTAGAAAATATACAATGTCTTTAGTTTTTGAAGTAAGAGACGCTGCTGTCTTTTCTACAAACACATCGATTTTATTAGAAACAATATTACCATCCATGATGCAAGCTCATTATTATAACACTGACAAATTATTATGTCCATATGGTGATAGAGTTgcattgtttgtttgtgACATACTCTCTCAACCAGTTGACGAAGTACATCACTCCAATTTGCTTCTTGATTTATTTAAGCTGTTAATCAAAGAGGGTACTTCATTCGATCCAGCTAGAATATACGTATCAATTGGtgtattaaaatttttagAAGTCAATCATGCCAATATCTTATCGTATgatcatttgaatttaatcaagaaattataCGAATTTGAAAGTGAAGATGAAGTTTTCCAAACCACGATTCAaacaatttatttgaaGTTTCTCCTGTATGTGCATCCAACTATTGAACCAAGTCATTGGATCCAGACCATGGTTTCTCATTTATATTGGAATAAAGGATCATATAGATATTTATCACCATTGTTAGATTCGTTTAGAGATGTTGCCGTCTCAAGGTTCAATCCCAATAACACCACGGAACAACTTCAATTTACTATTGGAAATGAACCAACTTTTGATGCCTTGactttaatattattcgACGATCAAGAAGTtgaaattacaaatgaaattatatttgaaattattaaatctaAAGAACATGTTAAGGTATTATCCTCAGAGAAAGTAGTTAATGTTTTAATTACATTACTATCTGGAacagaaaatgatgatgtgTATTTAGATAGTTACACATTAGCAGATTATGAAGGATTCACTGCCAGTACTTGGAACTCATTGAATATCAGTCCATTATGGGTTTCAATCAGGGACAAATTTTCTCCAGAGAAGTTTAAATTCTTCGTCtcaatttttaaaaagaTGGTTAGCGATAGCATTCAAAACTTCCATATAAATGCCGATGAGGTTCTGAGTTTATATGGCAAAATTACAGAGTATCTTCAAGAATTTCCAAAACATAAGGAAAATTTCAGGGTTAAGGATGTAATTTATGGTACCTATTTTGACTTCCTTTTGGTGTTCCTcaagataaattttttagatgaagaaaaagatgaacTCAGAAAGATCTTAAATATGGTTGATTCAAACATACATCAAGACAATGGGAATTACTTGGGGAACTTGGGCGTCACGAAAATATGTCAATTTCTATTAGATACCTATGTTGTGATTAATCCAAAGACTGAACCTGAAGTGGACGAAAAAAATTCCTcaattattcatttcatcTTTGATAATATGATATCCATATGGGATGTTATCAGCACAGACCGGCTTGTATTAAAAGAACGTGAATTATAtctatcattattaaagaCGATCTTCCATCCttctatattatatatggCATCATTACCAATAGCAGCCCACGGCATGGTTTCTAGATTCGAACAATACGGCaaagatattattagtCACGGATTCTCTAGAAGAGGATTATTACCATTGCTTGGGTTGCAAATATGCAAATTCATGGAGAAATACGGTAAGACATTGAATAATGACGCTATTGATTATTGGTGGttaattaaaattatatcattGTGTTTCATTCAACCACAAATGTCagttaatattttcaaattgaaacCTGTCATTGCtcatttatttgataagaaattaagtctttattttattaaggGTAGTGGATTATATGAAGAAGTTTATGGTTCTGAAGAGATTTCTAGTAGAGttttaattattaatagtatGTTATTGAGTTCtgattatttcaaaattcaattcatttctGAACTTGTCAAGAGAAATAATTTGTTGATTTCCAAGAAGAGAATTGATGGTCCCGAGGAAActgaaagattattattatgggaattattattaatgtgCCGCCATCAATCTGCTTCAACATTGGATATTTCAAAGGATATTAAAGATATGATATTATCTAATATAACTATGGAGGAAGGTTCTCCATTGGTAAGAACGTATAAAGAATGGTTTATTGCATATAATTTTGCTAAAAAATTTAACGAAAAGAAAGCCACTGAAATCGAAGATTTTATTTTCGAACTTTTAGTGGATCATAGTAAACCAATTCAAGTAGTCAGTGCAGAAAAGATATGCTTCTTAGTTCTTAAGGCATTGACTATTGAAGGTAAATTTGATGTAACGAGGTTACTAGAAAGATTTATTTCTAATATTGTTCCTAATGCAACATCGAATAAACCATTAGTGAGacatttttccaattctttaatGTTATCATTCTGGCCTATTTTCGAGACTTCCATTAAGAATGCAACATTGAAGAGTATTCttaagaatttatttttaaatgcACAGAAGACTCAATTATTTGGTAAATATAGAGCTGGTGATGCTAATATTTGGGATTTATATGATGATTTGACGCTAGTATCCATATTTGGTGGTGTTATTAGGAAGATTACTGATCATGCTGCACCATATATTTCTGAGATGacatttaagaaatatttaatcAATAAGGACTTATTTCCTATGggtaaagatgaaaatacaTTATGGTTGAATAAGAGAAGTAGTCTTGAAGCAACAATAAGTGGCAGTGAGGATCTTACTGAAAAAGGGTTTCAATTACAAACGAAGAGTGGAGCATGGGAAACCGTATTGGATATCGATACGAAGAAATCCAACGAGATGGTTAAACGTTCAGATTTAATAGTTGTTGCATCATTAGTGGACAAACCTCCAAATTTAGGAGGTATTTGCAGATTATGTGATGTTTTAGGTGTGGGATTATTGACCGTTCAAGACATTAAAGTTAAAAATCATCCACAATTTAAGAATGTTGCCGTTACAGCGGATAGGTGGATGCCCATGGAGGAAGTTCCTGTAGACGGTATTGTTGAATttatgaaattaaagaaaagagaaggGTATTCATTGATTGGGCTAGAACAAACAGATAAATCTGTGAAACTTGATAATGATTATAGATTCCCACGAAAATGCTTGATATTATTAGGAACTGAAGCGCATGGTATTCCAGGTccattattgaatgaattagaTTTATGTTTGGAGATTAAACAATTTGGGGTCATTAGATCTATGAATATACAAACAGCCACTGCGGTGATTGTTCAATCATATACAGTACAACATATGTGATCGCCCCtttctctatatatatataacagATTTTTCTTACtgtaattttgatttaCTTACTTTACttatttaatttgaatatgGAAAATCTTATACTGAAGAACATATTAGTATGTTATGCAACGAAAGTATTagtgaagaatataatcTTTTTTTGGGATAGGTCATCTCTAATTAGTATTTGTGCTCATAAGTAAATTTGGTTAGGAGTTGCATTTTGCTGTGTATTGTTATCACtgtcaatattttttgacTTGATATTTTCGTTGGTAGCTTTACCACTTGTTCTAAAGATATGTTCTTGTGTTAAAGCTTCCAATCTTTGAGAGTAGTTTTTCAAtacaatattattttcattcataGAATCCTTGAATAGTTGTAAGTCTGATTCATCAATGGTTTCCACTTCGGAAGTatcctcatcttcttcttcatgGTGGTGATTGCCTTCCAATTTGGCAATATATTTAgctaatttatcattagatCTCTCCAAATGATGAACACTGTTTTCGATTTCCCTTTGAATGTTGAAAAGTTCATCTGAGGACATATCTCTGATGGCTACTTTGAAAGCATCTATTTTAATTGGTCTTTTTAGTGAACTTGAAGTGGACATTTTCGTATGCAGTGGTTTAGTTGATGGCGAGAATTCTTGTTGATATAAAGctaatttgaaatgttCAACTGCGTTTTGAACAATAGGGTTTTCTAGCTTCAATTGAGACAGACAGACAATGGAAGGTTGTTAATTAGTTTCTAGAACTGAATCTTATGTGTCGGAACATTGACTTCAGGGACCTTTAACTTCTGTTCTAAACATTGTCCCCTCCTGTCCCCTCACTTCCCTTGCATTCTCTTCCCCTCGCGTCGCCACGGCGCGAAGAGAAAACaaatttgttgattttcttcatctgttTTCATATATGaatgttattatataatatggaatatatgatatgatcTGATATATCGTATAGGATTAACCATACCTGTTTAATATCTAGGTAGTGGATCCTATGGGTACCACAGTCTAAAGAGCACATTTCTTGAAGAGGGGCGGTTGTAAATTGAACTTGAAGTGAAGTGcgtatgtacgtatattCACTTTACGCTGTTGGGTGCGGAGATGAGAGGGCTGGGCGgctaaatataaaatagaGAGAAGCTCGCTTTTGAAACAACGtcttaaatatatacatattattatggtTTGATATTAAGGGAAAGTAAACTAAAACACAATGCTTATAAGAGTTGTGCCTTCGCTATATACAACACATACACACTGGTATAGATGCAGCACATAAGTTCCTTGTTCTGTATAACTGCATATATCTATACCTTATGTATATCTCAACCGGTCTTTCAGGGGCAGCTGTATAGACTACAACTAACTAGATTGCccttgaagaaaataaaaaagagCTCtaacatatataatatgttTTGACATTCTTACACGACTAACTAATATCCTATTCTTATACAATTACGTAGATATTTAAGATGATAGTTATTTCTATCATAGCTCCTTCCTCTTCTAGAGGACCCCTCCCGTACAAATCTGAAAAACAAGATAAAGTCAAATAAAGGTAATGAAACCAGATCGCGGTTTAAAGAGTTTAATTACATTTTAGCTAGCAATAGAAACAACAAGGCAGCATAGTAACAATCGCCTAGCATATTAAGAAATCCGAAACAGGTTTCTATTCGAAAGAAAAAGTTTTGTTCGCAAGACGTCATCACAAATCCAATATTTATACCCACCCTACAAACTTTTTGCCCAAAGCAATACAATATACAATACCGTTAAGTCGTAAATACCCTTTCGATGACAGAAAGTTCATCCTCAAAGACAACAGTGCATCTCGTAGGTGGATTTCTTGGTGGTTTAAGTTCAGCAGTGACCCTTCAACCATTGGATCTCCTGAAAACAAGAATACAACAACATAAAGGGTCCACGTTATTGACTGcattaaaagaaattaaaaatccATTACAATTTTGGAGAGGAACATTACCATCAGCATTAAGAACATCAATCGGTAGTGGcttatatttatcatgTTTAAATATTATGAGAACCACTTTAGTTAAAGAAAGATCTACTCTTCTACCATCTTCTACATCGACATCGCCCTCATCCATTGGATCATTTGGTAAAAGTAGTAAATTACCACAATTAACCATGTCAGAAAACTTAATAACTGGTGCACTAGCAAGGGGTCTCGTTGGTTGCATTACCATGCCCATCACGGTATTGAAAGTAAGATATGAATCCacattttatcattataaaaGCTTGAATGAAGccataataaatatttacacTACAGAAGGTACCAAGGGGTTCTTTCGAGGAGTTGGTGCAACTTGTCTTAGAGATGCTCCCTATGCTGGGTTATATGTCTTATTATATGAGAAATCGAAACAAATTGTGCCGAAATTCTTGCCCACTGCTTTGATTCATTATGATAAGAATgggaaatataatatgtcTACTTCTACTTTGGTGAACTCTACAAGTGCGTTTATATCGGCAAGCTTGGCCACTACCGCGACAGCACCACTTGATACTATAAAGACAAGGATGCAATTGGATCCTAAAGTGTTTAATGGGTTTTTCAAAACAGTGTATATTATTGTAAGGAAAGAATCTGTTCTTAATCTGTTTAGTGGACTGAGTATGAGATTAACTAGGAAAGCATTAAGCGCTGGGATCGCATGGGGCATATATGAAGATTTAATCAAAAGATTCATGTAAAAGAAAGCTTTAGTTTTTGCTAAATAACTACGAAATAGTACCACCTTCAGCTTTGTAATAATCTTGATTGTAACTAAGTAAGAAAGGAAGAGATGATTTATAATGTGTAATAAGAGAGAAAGTAAAACTTTATAGAATCACgaatttaatataattgattatgattattttttacaGGTTATAGATATGATACTTTTTCATTCCTCTTGTCAGTCTATTCAACTTTATTATAGAAGAACGAAagtttatttctttaagtTAACTTCCGTACCTGGAATCGCATCATTGAGTTCTTTTTGAAGTACGTCGAGTAATTTGTTACCGTTCCTTAACGATATCCATTGTTTCTTATAAAAATCAAATCTATCTGGTCCTGATATAGGTGATGCAAACcaaatttgtttattagGCGGTTGTTTATTGATGACATACGCCCCTATAGCTGGAACCTCCAAAGTCATCACACCATGACTCAAGTCTACTTCAGTAATATCGTTCGGATATTCATCACTTACCATCTCAAGTTTTTCTAGTAAGTTATTCAAAAAGCTATCTGCTTCTACATGGTATGTTTGAAGCGgtaaatttaaaatctCTTCAGGGATATCTCGTCCATCTGTAGAGGAGGCATATTCTCTTTTAAGCAACATATTGCTGACTATATTAGCCCCATAATGTGTTTTCTTAGCTGCAAGGTATTGACGATTTAAGCAATGATATTGTAAGTGTCTTGTAAAGATTGGATTGATAAGAGTAGGGAATAATCTTAATCGAGAAATTCTAACAACGGATCCTCTAGATAATGACATagttttctttcaatatctcGTTACGATTAATTTCTATTCTGGCTGtttttaaagataataaaatcaCCTACTATTGATATTAGCCTTATTTTTACACAATTAAATGCCAATTCAAGATTCGATCttatcatcaacatcatctCTTTTTTGTCAATTTCCTTTAAATTGAGCTGATAAAACTGTGGAAAGGGAATATATTCGGTCCGATCgatatctttgaaaaaaaatcgtTGCaatgtaaaaaaaaaatgccTTCAAATGCTCATCGCCCAGCAAGAAATATGACCCCAAAGaaaaaccaaaaataaCTGAATAATCATGGACATCTTTGCATATTTTGTACTCTTCTGTGTCGTGATCttatttataattatcCTCCCACTATTAAGTAACGTTggtaatttcaaaataggGAGACCATCAAGTAGACCATCGGATCAAGATGTTCCTACTTCTAATCGTCAACGTCTGAAAAATGCTATAAATGATCCAAATCTACTCAAgttcaaattgaaaaaagaacCTGAAGATaattatgatgataacACATCTGGTAAATCATCTGCTAACACCCGCGATGGGAagtttgaaattgataataagaCTGGGTTGAAGAAACGTATCATTGGGAGGAAAGTAGTAGATGCATCAAATCCTAATGAATTCGATTATGATTTAGAAGAATTGATTAATGAAGatagaattgaagaagaaagagcAGAAGCTAAGAGAATGAGCAAGTTTAAAGGTAAAGAGCAAGAAACCTACGAAGAGTTGGTATGATAATACTTTGGCGGTAAGATCTAACAATACGACTTAATAGGATTTATCCATCCGTAATCTAaagttatattatttatacaGATATAAAGTAATTCTACTTTTATATGGTCGGTATTACAGAGAATGTGTATAATCTTATTAATGTGTACTAATTAATACATGTTGAAGTTTTCTGTatataaagataatttaCAATATACTTTTTCGTTGTTATTCGGTATTTTAGAGATTTGCAATTTTTTTGGCTAATTAATCTATTGGTTCCAGCACCTCATCTTCCTTTTCAGCTgctacttcttcttcttcttcttcttgctGTTGtctttgttctttttcttccattagctcttcttcattttcatcttcacttTCATTTTCCACAACAACATCCATATCATTGTTTTCAGGAGTTTCCATctcaatatcaatatcttcatcacctAATCCTAAATCATCCTTCAATTTCCCTGTAAtttcatcataatcatattCATAAAATAACATAAAAACACCTGGAGTAGAAAGAACTTCTGCTTCGTCAACAATATAAACTGTTTCATCAGAAATCCTCCACCAAACACCTCTATATTTTCTAAAGGCAATATAATGACCATAGTTATGAGTACCATAATGAACGATAACTGAACGTAATGAATAAGTTAATGGACCAATTGGCGTAGAATCAAACTTCTTTCTAATTGTTTGTGGGATAGCACCAGATGGTGATAAAGATGTTTCTTGAACTTcaccatcttcttcttcttcagatGCTGCCAATGGAGAAGAAGAGGGTAATTCATCGTCATTGTTACCCTTATGTTCTTGCTCGTCGTTATTATcgtcattatcatcatcatggTTTGCTTCTGCtccttcattttctttttcaatagaaTCTTCAGCTCTTTCAAAGGTTTCTTGTTTGATAACCCTCTTACGAATAGTATTTCCTAACGAATCGGTTTCTTCAATGGAATCATGAGTATCCTTTTCATCAGCACTAGAATAAacagatgatgaatcttcaatttcCCCATTTAATGGATCATAATTTCTAACGTCTTTTCTCGTCCTtcttctattattatccattgaatagatttcattatcatcactatcatcatcttcatcactactatcttcaaattcttgTTGATACTTTTGATGCAATCTATTATAATACTCACCATTAGTGGTTGCTTCATCGTCTTCACTAAATTCATCCTGACCTAATGATGACTCTTTCTTTGACATTGGTAATCTTGCATCCAAATTAATCTCATCGATATCACATGTCCATGGTtctaaattcaatttcGATTTAAAGAGCActcttgaattatttttcctaATTTGATAAGTTCTAACATCGAAAACAGATCTATTAATATGAATGGACAATAAAGGGGGAGGCCTAGATATTAAGATTTGCTTTGATTTAGAACATTTACGTACCATATTTTCAGTgtgtaattttttataatcttcCTCATCAATAACTGGTTTTGATAATATCTTTTGTAAACATTCAACTCTATCTTTGACAGcatcaattaatttttgtgGGATCTCTGTACTATTATTGTGATATTGTTCTAATTGATCAAGTAAATGAGATTTGATAGCTTCTAATGCACAACGGTTACATTCTACACCATCAATAATTTCTGGTTTTATccattcatttaataagtttgataattttaatgTCATACCGATATTTTCGTTAGGTAAATTTAAACTTAGTCCTGAAAATACAGAATATCTAATCCCACCATTTTCACCACATTGTAAACAACCGATTCTTTCTGCAGAAATCCCATCTAATGGAgttattaatttgaatggAGTATATAGTTTTTCTTGAGGGTTAGAAGAAGGTAAAGCTGTTGAAGTATTTGGCTCAATTTGTTCAGTAGGAATATAGACAGTACCAACTTTCCCTAATTGTTCTTGACCAATAATAGCATCCTTTGGTAAAtccttcttcaatatcttAACACATTCATtagaatttttttcctgctcctttttctcttcttcctcttctttgttattttgtgatgatattgatttcaaattcttttctaattcagataaaatattttggaaaaattcttGAGCATCTTCTTGATCATACCCAAGcaacatatttttattaggTGCATTTTTCAtagttttcaataatttattagTCTTAAAATATGGTCTTTccttataatattttgcaTTCAATTGacttaataattcattcaatgaCAAAGTGAACCCAATATCCACatcttcctttttttcATCTCCAACTTGCTCTTGTTCTTgctcttgttcttgttcttgtttgaTAGTGGTGTCTAAGAAATCCATTAATTCCTTAGAAGATGCCAATGATTGTAATACAGAGTTCATAAAACATGTATTACCATCGTTAAGTAAACCAGCGATATATCCACCATGGTTTAAGACGTTACTATCCATTTGAGAACTTCTAGGCATCCAACGACGCATGATgccaccaccaccaccgttacctgatgatgatgatggacCATAGTTACTATTGTTATGTAATGCTGAGGAGATGTTTGATCTGTAATATACCATTATGGGGATTAGAACtgctaataataatgttgtGACTAATGTGTTTGTATTATTGTATTTATCAATGATATTTAATGGGAATGACcctgttgttgttgttgttgttgttgttgttgttgttgttgttgcggCTGCTGCGGTACTAATTGTTATTGGTAATGATGAGGAATGGtaagatgaagaattttgtaaataattttcatatattttttgatcCATTCAGGTGGATAGATAGATTATCTGGATCTTTATTCTTATGCTTTGTCCGAATGCCAAAGAACTTTTTCTCAGAAATAGGTGtttaataacaacaaaacaaaagaagataatCAATAGTGACCGCTTTGACCGAATGTAATAACGTtagtttgtttgtttgtgAATGAACAAGTAGGTATTACTTGTGGGTAACTTGCTCATCTGTACTACGTACTAGGAAGTGTACATAGAAGATCTGTTCGGTGTAGACTATCAAGCTGGTTGTAGTCTGTCAAAAAATTTCAGTTCtgaaaaaatgaaacaaaaagGATTCACGTGATCGGAATAATAAACGGAACCTTAAAAGCACATACGTAGATTACTATCAATGTTTGAAATAAATAGTTATATCATCCAGATAGAACCCCCCAGACCGGAAAGCTTTAGTATTGTATTATGGGAATTCCATGTACACGGTAACGAAGATGAGCATGCATTGTCAAAGGTTTTTGTGAATACTATGCTACTGGCAATAACTTTATATACTGTAAGTATGCAGTGGTTTGTTAAGCTCCGGGAAACAAGTAGGGAAAAGATGTATGTAACTGATGGTGTGTAAAGTAGTTTTAGTCTATATTATACAACTGGTGAGATCTAACGTCTGAAAGAACGGATTCTCGTTAttcagtttcttttttaaagGAGGATAGAAAAACACTTGATTAATATACTCTAAGTTCATatatgaaagaaaatatctaCGAATAGTGAGAGAGAGAGACACACATAGAGGGAGAGAGAGGgagaaaagagaaaaacgtttattattaatcaTAACAGTAGTAATAGTAGTACTTCTTAGTATCATTGTCATTATACACTTTGTCCTTTTATCGTAATGAGAAAAGAATAGGAAAAAGATAGAAATAAACTAAATgttttagaaaaaaatagagaaaaataaaaggtagaggaaaaagaaagtaaGAAGGTAAGGTGAAAAAAGGAAGCACAAGAATTGGGCattgagaaaaaaaatatgtgACGGCAATTAACTTTGCACAGAATATCTTTACatatcttgttgttgttgctgttgttgctgttgatCATTCATCATGATTGGAATCATACCTGGTTGTTGACCTTGTTCTTGCATTGGGATTTGACCATGTTGAGGTGgcaattgttgttgttgttgacCTTGGACTTGCgcttgttgttgttgttgttgttggtttGGAATAAAAGTAGTTCTTTCTTTACCCCAACCAGTTCTCAAGTTTCTACCTTGGAATGGGAAATTAGCTAAGGCTACGATACAAACAGCAGCTTGTTCATGAGTATCAtatttaatgaaacaaCAACCCTTTTCAGGATAATGGCTAAAATCTAAGATGAAACCAAAAGTTTGTAATAATGGAATCAAATCAGCTTCAGTAGCGAAATGTGGGATATTACCGATATAAGCAGTTGTGACTCTTGGAGGAGCTCTTCTAATCATATCATCAACAGCTTGAGGATTAACAGGACCAGGAACTAAAGGACCTTGTTGAGCCGCAGCGGCAGCAGCggcagcagcagcagcagccGCAActtgttgctgttgttgctgttgttgttgttgttgcatTTGAATTGGAATACCATCCATAGAACCCAATCCCATAACATTTTGCGGCATACCACCCATACCCATTGGCATGCCACCCATGGTATTtctactattattattgttgttattgttacGGTAACCACCACGACGTTGTTGACCGTTGTTGTTACCACCATggttgttattattgttttcaCGTTTAGTGGCCCAATTTATTCTAATTGGTCTACCGTTAATTTCTTTACCTTGCATGGTATCCATTGCATTTTGAGCTTGATCACGATCAGCGAATGAAACAAACCCATACCCTCTAGATCTACTAGTTTGCATATCCCACATGACATGAGCTTGAATATAAGATGGGAAGTTCTTAAAGTTACTACTTaaagtttcatcatctacATCAATGTTTAAATCACCAACgaacaaattgaaagtatcatttgaatttaaattttgttgAGATTGGAAAGCCCAattaatcttaataatcttattttcaatttgaatgCCGTTTAAAGTTTGTAATGCAACGTTAGCATCATgagatttcaaatattcgACGAATGCGTAATTGacattttgatttttcttatcGACCATTATTTTCACATCAGTAATTTGACCACCGACTTGGAAATATTgctttaataaatcttcattgATAGATTTGTCTAAGTTACCTACGTAAAGAACTCTATCTGAAGTTTCTCTACCCCCGTGAGTAGCGCTAGCTGGAACTACGTTaggttcttcttcttgttcttctccATTACCTTTTTCTTCAGTAGCAATTTCAGTCTGGTTAGATTCTTCACCATCTTGTTGATTGGTTTCGGTGGTAGCTTGTTCTTCCTGAACATGTTCAATAGCTGCGGAGGCAGTTGATGATTCCGTGATAGGAGAAGCGGAACCTTCTTGTTCCTGAGATAAAATTGGTGCAGTTTCTTCAGCCATTGTAGTTGGggattatattatttttttctgtttcttATTCAATAAGGAAGATGAATAAGATTGATGATCGGAAATAAAAGCTAAAAGAATAAAGTATAGTATACAATAAAATAGCGATTTGtgataaaatgaaaaatcgTAATAAAGGGGaagtaaaaatataatactTGTTGTTGGACAGTTCGTAGgaataaaagaataaaacTATCTGGTTTATCTGGCTTATTTTCTTagtgaaaaaaaagtaCACGGAttacaaaaggaaataggcaaaaaaaataaaggatTCTTATGGATGGGAAATCCTATTCTGTATATATCTTTGTGGGattgttgatgataaaCGATTTGTATTCGAGAAAATGTCGAGTAGAAAAACCgtaatgataatatcaaataatgtCTCTTGAATAGATTGGAGTGGAATGGTGTAGC includes the following:
- the TMA17 gene encoding Tma17p (similar to Saccharomyces cerevisiae TMA17 (YDL110C); ancestral locus Anc_2.328), producing the protein MSTSSSLKRPIKIDAFKVAIRDMSSDELFNIQREIENSVHHLERSNDKLAKYIAKLEGNHHHEEEDEDTSEVETIDESDLQLFKDSMNENNIVLKNYSQRLEALTQEHIFRTSGKATNENIKSKNIDSDNNTQQNATPNQIYL
- the HEM25 gene encoding Hem25p (similar to Saccharomyces cerevisiae YDL119C; ancestral locus Anc_2.313), whose amino-acid sequence is MTESSSSKTTVHLVGGFLGGLSSAVTLQPLDLLKTRIQQHKGSTLLTALKEIKNPLQFWRGTLPSALRTSIGSGLYLSCLNIMRTTLVKERSTLLPSSTSTSPSSIGSFGKSSKLPQLTMSENLITGALARGLVGCITMPITVLKVRYESTFYHYKSLNEAIINIYTTEGTKGFFRGVGATCLRDAPYAGLYVLLYEKSKQIVPKFLPTALIHYDKNGKYNMSTSTLVNSTSAFISASLATTATAPLDTIKTRMQLDPKVFNGFFKTVYIIVRKESVLNLFSGLSMRLTRKALSAGIAWGIYEDLIKRFM
- the TRM3 gene encoding tRNA (guanosine(18)-2'-O)-methyltransferase (similar to Saccharomyces cerevisiae TRM3 (YDL112W); ancestral locus Anc_2.325), which codes for MSSSGLITKILGPDDQLKLVTELIEHDQLEQLLEICNISELDLSRDPQTIDNLFHKIQQRFDLNFHDLRERTDSNLNQLNEYLENKDAQILAQLIAQTNELWKKFDAWVTNKILQYILSNHKKLFDAEFYNEIMARFLNNDKMSYDIEAIENIEEFEIVYDLHLLESVYLFEDPTRKPLVSNTSDRLLLPLLSCNIETIATGASKLMRWRIIAIHETCNIDQEFDKLTWSLLKDLYVAGKEASWKQKNYLSFLLRILSDKKMSPELIKFVQTEQYWVHLQDSLNHTVHELRKLGLSILKLTIQCLSEGIDAFTTTSFHWDPSKVEEITETWKRFTTLYEIVALDTALNQLHAANADIIGLFDDATIYPSWGLILFSTGLMASMESVRKYTMSLVFEVRDAAVFSTNTSILLETILPSMMQAHYYNTDKLLCPYGDRVALFVCDILSQPVDEVHHSNLLLDLFKLLIKEGTSFDPARIYVSIGVLKFLEVNHANILSYDHLNLIKKLYEFESEDEVFQTTIQTIYLKFLLYVHPTIEPSHWIQTMVSHLYWNKGSYRYLSPLLDSFRDVAVSRFNPNNTTEQLQFTIGNEPTFDALTLILFDDQEVEITNEIIFEIIKSKEHVKVLSSEKVVNVLITLLSGTENDDVYLDSYTLADYEGFTASTWNSLNISPLWVSIRDKFSPEKFKFFVSIFKKMVSDSIQNFHINADEVLSLYGKITEYLQEFPKHKENFRVKDVIYGTYFDFLLVFLKINFLDEEKDELRKILNMVDSNIHQDNGNYLGNLGVTKICQFLLDTYVVINPKTEPEVDEKNSSIIHFIFDNMISIWDVISTDRLVLKERELYLSLLKTIFHPSILYMASLPIAAHGMVSRFEQYGKDIISHGFSRRGLLPLLGLQICKFMEKYGKTLNNDAIDYWWLIKIISLCFIQPQMSVNIFKLKPVIAHLFDKKLSLYFIKGSGLYEEVYGSEEISSRVLIINSMLLSSDYFKIQFISELVKRNNLLISKKRIDGPEETERLLLWELLLMCRHQSASTLDISKDIKDMILSNITMEEGSPLVRTYKEWFIAYNFAKKFNEKKATEIEDFIFELLVDHSKPIQVVSAEKICFLVLKALTIEGKFDVTRLLERFISNIVPNATSNKPLVRHFSNSLMLSFWPIFETSIKNATLKSILKNLFLNAQKTQLFGKYRAGDANIWDLYDDLTLVSIFGGVIRKITDHAAPYISEMTFKKYLINKDLFPMGKDENTLWLNKRSSLEATISGSEDLTEKGFQLQTKSGAWETVLDIDTKKSNEMVKRSDLIVVASLVDKPPNLGGICRLCDVLGVGLLTVQDIKVKNHPQFKNVAVTADRWMPMEEVPVDGIVEFMKLKKREGYSLIGLEQTDKSVKLDNDYRFPRKCLILLGTEAHGIPGPLLNELDLCLEIKQFGVIRSMNIQTATAVIVQSYTVQHM